The following is a genomic window from Gadus morhua chromosome 23, gadMor3.0, whole genome shotgun sequence.
gataaaagtaataatgataataataaatgctCTAGATGTCAAtttaaaagtgtctgctaaatgccctaaatgtgagTGTTAAATGTGTTCTGTTGTGTTCCAGGGTGGGCGAGGACCGTGAGAATAACCCCCACTGTATCCAGAGCAGAGAGACCATGTGTGACCTGTCAGCCTCCCTGAGCCGGCTGAGGGAGAGCTACATCGCCGAGGTCCTGTCAGAGCCACCGCGGGGAGTCGCCTTAGACCTGGTCGAGCCCCCCCACACCCGATCCCAGGCCTTCTGCCCCTACCTAGACAGTaggtgtccgtctgtccgtccgtccccacacacacacacacacacacacacacacacacacacacacacacacacacacacacacacacgcacacacgcacacacacacacacacacacacacacacacacacacacacacacacacacacacacacacacacacacacacacacacacacccacacacacacacacagctcacagaACCAAACCCGTACAGCAGACATCCAGGGGCGTAGCCAGGGACTCTGTCCTGTAGAAAGGACATTTGTACTGGCCCGAGATATGCTGCGCAACACGACTTTTGGCCctaatatatttattaaatcgtataaaaaaagatatactTCACTTCATGTGAACATTGGACACATATCTGCCAACAGCTGGCACTGAATAATAGTTCTTATTTTccaccttccctcctctctccggtCTCTGGCACAATATAACAAAGGCGCGAAGTAAATCCATATGTTGTCTAGTTTTATTAATTGAAGCTTTGACTTCTTCAGGTTGTTATCTAGTAACCCGATCCGTTAACTGTTGTTATCCATTTCCCTTTGTTGTCAGCCTTTTCCCTGGGGTGGACCGGTCACCGGGACCCCCTTTTGACCCCCTTATGTATACCAGGAAACCTCCTGTGTGTCAACATTCCCCCCACATGATGTACGGACAAAGGCATCGCAGGGGGGACTGTGTTAAAAGGCTTTGTGGATCTCTATTCTGGGTTCACTCTGCTGTAGAGGAGACTGCGCATGCACAGATTCAATAGGAATTTTCGTGTGCTTCTGTCATTGACGCATGTCTCATAAAGTATTTGTCACGGCAAGCTCCTCGCAACATTTATGCCATCATAACATAATTGTATCTAACTAATTAACATCTACACCAAAATCCATTCCAGAGCCCTTTCAGGTCTCTTCCCTCAGGGCCAGCTAAATtgtcaaaacacacatgcatgcacctcGCAGACACTGGCACActggtacgcacacacacacacacacacacacacacacacacacacacacacacacacacacacacacacacacacacacacacacacacacacacacacacacacacacacacacacacacacacacacacaaacttcttTAGAGAATCAGAGACAGACGGGCTCTGGTGTAATTCTCATAAATAGAAAAAGTAGTTGCGAGGTCTGGACTTTAGTACTAGGAATTGTTCTCGCGTGTGAGTGTCTGCCTTGGCCTTTACAACTGCATTGAATTGCTGTGTTGCAAATTTCCCAAAGTTCTTAAACCTCTAAAGATGTTGTTCAACTTGGGACTTTGATGCGCATTTGTCAATGAACTCTAGATCCTGGAGGATTCTAGGTGATAGAAGGCAGTCAGGCAGGTAGGGGGTTATGCAGGTAGACAGGTTTACAAGCAGCCAGGAAGGAAATAAATTGATCCGAAATTTGAGAATTGAAAAAGGTTCTTACAGGCTGTGTAAATACATTTGACGTAACTTGAAACACATGAGAACGATCCAGTATGAAGGCTTAGTTTGTCCTATCATACATCCTCAATAAGACAATCAGGCTGTGTTGAAGGAGCAGTGATGAGGAAAGAGCTGTCATATCACATAACCCAGTGGACCGGTTGGTTTGCCCGCCCTTGCCAATGCTatatctctttcttcttctttgctctCCAGCTGACATCGACAGACCGGACTTTACGATTGTGGTGGGGAAGGACAAGCGGTCAGTCACGCTGAACGTTATGGACCCGCTGACCGCGCTGTTCGACGGGAACCAGCAGCAGTCCATCAGGGACGTGTTCGGTGATGAGCTCCAGTACAGGGTCACCTACAGGAGACACTCCAGCACCGGCAAGGTACGGCCATGGACCCTGGTGTTTAGCACCAGACAGTTAGGAGCTAAAAGCAAGGTACGGCCATGGACCCTGGTGTTTAGCACCAGACAGTTAGGAGCTAACAGCAAGGTACGGCCATGGACCCTGGTGTTTAGCACCAGACAGTTAGGAGCTAACAGCAAGGTACGGCCATGGACCCTGGTGTTTAGCACCAGACAGTTAGGAGCTAAAAGCAAGGTACGGCCATGGACCCTGGTGTTTAGCACCAGACAGTTAGGAGCTAAAAGCAAGGTACGGCCATGGACCCTGGTGTTTAGCACCAGACAGTTAGGAGCTAACAGCAAGGTCAGGCCATGGACCCTTGTGTCCAGCACCAGACAGTTAGGAGCTAACAGCAAGGTCAGGCCATGGACCCTTGTGTCCAGCACCAGACAGTTAGGAGCTAACAGCAAAGTACGGCCATGGACCCTTGTGTCCAGCACCAGACAGTTAGGAGCAAGGTACAGCCCGAGTGTACTGCGCGAGTTGTGTCTGGCGTGTTGGCAGAGACCCCGATCACACGTCCTAGCTCGGTCacatggcccacattaggcccTTAACCCTAAGCCCCCATAATATCTAAGTCAGGACGAGGTAAGAGCCAACATAAAAAAAGCTTTCTAGATTCTAAAGATGacagaaaaaatataaattagaatctgattaataatacatttatttataatacataAAACTGAAAACAGTTAAGCAATAACCTGGGATATTTTCCCCCGGCTTTCCCTACCCCTAGACCTTGATCTTGTTACTTTCACATACAAGGTGAAAGATCAGTCCCCTCTAGCAGGAACAGGATGTCGGCACAAAGAGAAAGAATACATCCAGACATTTAACCCCCCGATCTGTTGGCTCCTCTCCCCCAGAAAGAATACACCTCGGCGGGCAGTGTGATCGAGCTGAAGAAGCTGGACCGGGGGGAGAGCTACTGCTTCGAGGTGCAGGCCTACATCCCCAGTCGCAAGCCTGGGAAGCAGCTAGGGGCGCAGAGCCAAACCCAGTGCTCCAAAGGGGAGAAGTCCTTCACTGATGGTGAGAGAGAAACTTATCACAGCATGTTGGTACCCTGGATGACTCCTCCACTGTTTAATGAGATTTGACATGATCAAATAACGCCCTTATCCGTGATATGATTCAATAAGATATGGAATATGAATCAATCCCATAGATTGCGTAGAGTGAGAAGGAATTAGGGTAGAAGAATGTATGCTCTGAATCGTTCCACATTCTTTGCAGACTTGTAATAGAATGGAGTAGAATGGAATAATGCTTTGCTGCATCTTGGCTAACAACAAGTGGATTGATGTGAAGGCGATAGAATAGAATAAGCGCTGAGGGGAATAGATCATTTAATATAAAGGAATATGTACGATGTCTGGAATATTATCTGATTCTAAAGGCAACCTGTCTCTAAGGTGGATTTAAAAGTTTAGATGAGGGGGTGAAGAGTTTACAGAGGGGTTTCACAGAGGGGAAGTAGATTCCTTCACCAGCGGTATGGAGAACTAGGTAAAAAGGAAGGAAGTGCGGGGGGGGATGCGGTGCTTCACAGTACATACATCCGCGCAATCAGTGGTTGGCGCTATGAATAGTTTTTAGGGTGAAAGTACTACAGAGCCGCCACTTTGATGTCGAAGCATCCAATCTACTAAGCCATCCTAGGGATCTGCATAGCTCTGTCGATATTGATATAGTACTTTAAGTAAGGGAATGAATTTTGTTTGCGTGTTTAGAATAAGACACAGTGCTACTCAGCCATGGCCAACTGCTTGGAGCAGGGAGGTTCATGTGAACACTAGTGTTTGAGTCAATGAATCTTTTACTTAATTCAGCTCGCGTCGGTAAGTTCgcgtcggtcagttcgccaagaggattcgttcagaatcgttcgttccttcgttcgttcagtcgagtttccggtagcggtgaatggAATGATGGAGTGCACGGTTCCCAGCTGAGTCcgtcagactcagctcctccctcgttctcattctcaaacgatcgtggaagtcggtcatcaatcaacattacaactttaaccaaatgcagcgggatggggggggtgcaGTTGATTAGTGGATGCTTAACATgtcagcaagataatagacttgatttagcaatgatggtggtggggggcccgggttgagaacgaaccat
Proteins encoded in this region:
- the f3a gene encoding coagulation factor III, tissue factor a isoform X2, with the translated sequence MWKIGAKEALLALSIDILFFTCLVSGEFPRAQNVTWISTNFKTLLTWGPKPSENYSYTVEYSVVGEDRENNPHCIQSRETMCDLSASLSRLRESYIAEVLSEPPRGVALDLVEPPHTRSQAFCPYLDTDIDRPDFTIVVGKDKRSVTLNVMDPLTALFDGNQQQSIRDVFGDELQYRVTYRRHSSTGKKEYTSAGSVIELKKLDRGESYCFEVQAYIPSRKPGKQLGAQSQTQCSKGEKSFTDVYSVPVIAGGILLILVIVSVAIVVAVVCLKRRRKAQETAKERELL
- the f3a gene encoding coagulation factor III, tissue factor a isoform X1, with the protein product MWKIGAKEALLALSIDILFFTCLVSAGEFPRAQNVTWISTNFKTLLTWGPKPSENYSYTVEYSVVGEDRENNPHCIQSRETMCDLSASLSRLRESYIAEVLSEPPRGVALDLVEPPHTRSQAFCPYLDTDIDRPDFTIVVGKDKRSVTLNVMDPLTALFDGNQQQSIRDVFGDELQYRVTYRRHSSTGKKEYTSAGSVIELKKLDRGESYCFEVQAYIPSRKPGKQLGAQSQTQCSKGEKSFTDVYSVPVIAGGILLILVIVSVAIVVAVVCLKRRRKAQETAKERELL